The genomic region GGTTGCGGGTTACGAGAAGGTTACGCTCTACGGACTTACGCTGGTACCCCGGCGCAGGATCAACTTCACTCCCATCGATCCAAAGCTAGGAGTCTGTCGGATTTAACCAGTCCCATTTGATAAAATACTGTAAGCCAAAGAATAACGAACCGAAGTCAGTATGTCAGATAAATTCCGCACGATTAATCGAGACACCCCCTATCTGTTGCCGCCCTCATTACAGGACTGGCTACCAGAGAACCATTTGGCGCGATTTATCGTGGACATCGTAGAACAGCTGGATCTGAAAGAGCTGGAATCTCAATACGGTGGCGGAGGAAAAGCGCCCTACCATCCAGCCATTTTGCTTTCACTGCTGTTCTACGGTTACGCAACCGGCGTATTCTCCAGCCGAAAGTTGGAGCAAGCCACCTACGACTCCGTGGCCTTCCGGTTCATTACGGCAGACAGCCATCCAGACCATGACACCATCGCCACCTTTCGCAAACGCTTTCTCAAGGAGTTGAAGGGATTCTTTGTCCAGATATTAGTGATAGCCAAGGCGATGAGTCTTTTGAAGATAGGCAATGTGAGTTTGGATGGGACAAAGGTCAAGGCCAATGCCAGCAAACACAAGGCGATGAGTTGGGGGTATGCCAACAAGCTTGAAGAGCAGCTTCATCGTGAAGTCGAGCTGTTGCTGAAAAAGGCCGAACAGGCCGATGCAGAAGAAGAGCCGGAACTGGATATTCCAGAGGAACTCAAACGTCGTGAGGACCGGCTTGCTGCGATAGCCAAGGCTAAGAAAGAGATCGAACGAAGAGCGCGTGAGCGCTTTGAAAAAGAACGGGCGGAATACGAAGAGAAGGTGAAGCGGCGTAAGGAACGAGAGGAAAAGACAGGGAAGAAGGCCAGAGGTAGAGTGCCAAAGCCGCCAGAAGAAGGTCCACAGGAAAAAGACCAAGTCAATTTCACGGATGAGGAGTCACGCATCATGCCCTCATCGGAAGGGTTTGTTCAGGCCTATAACGCCCAAGCGGCAGTTGATACCGGTACCCACCTGATCGTGGAGAACCATATTACCCAGCAACCCAATGACAAACAGGAAATAGAACCTGCACTTGCACAACTGAAGGCAGCAGAAGAGCAGCTGGGAAAACCACAAGGTCTGTTGGCGGATACGGGTTACTTCAGTGAAGAGAATGTCAATCGTTGTGAAGCACAGGAGATCACCCCCTACCTCTCCGATAGCCGCGAACAGCACAACCTGCCGCTGGAAGAGCGGCTGAAACAGGTGCCGCCCTGCCCGGAAGATGCCGATATGTTAACCCGAATGAGGCATCGACTCAGTACACCGGAAGGCAAGGCCGTGTATGCCACACGGAAATCGACAGTTGAGACCGTCTTCGGCATTATCAAAGAAGTAATGGGATTTCGGCAATTTCACCTTCGAGGGAGTGATTCAGCGCAAGGTGAATGGAATCTGGTATGTACGGCATGGAACCTGAAGCGGATGCATGC from Gammaproteobacteria bacterium (ex Lamellibrachia satsuma) harbors:
- a CDS encoding IS1182 family transposase, with product MSDKFRTINRDTPYLLPPSLQDWLPENHLARFIVDIVEQLDLKELESQYGGGGKAPYHPAILLSLLFYGYATGVFSSRKLEQATYDSVAFRFITADSHPDHDTIATFRKRFLKELKGFFVQILVIAKAMSLLKIGNVSLDGTKVKANASKHKAMSWGYANKLEEQLHREVELLLKKAEQADAEEEPELDIPEELKRREDRLAAIAKAKKEIERRARERFEKERAEYEEKVKRRKEREEKTGKKARGRVPKPPEEGPQEKDQVNFTDEESRIMPSSEGFVQAYNAQAAVDTGTHLIVENHITQQPNDKQEIEPALAQLKAAEEQLGKPQGLLADTGYFSEENVNRCEAQEITPYLSDSREQHNLPLEERLKQVPPCPEDADMLTRMRHRLSTPEGKAVYATRKSTVETVFGIIKEVMGFRQFHLRGSDSAQGEWNLVCTAWNLKRMHALAG